Part of the Bdellovibrio bacteriovorus genome, GCTTGTAAAAGTGGTTATGGGTTTCGCCTTTACCAAGGTTTGATAAACTTCCTGTTGATTTCCATTGACCGTTTTTATCGACGGTAATTAAACCCACTCTTAAAAGTCTTTCGACTGCTTCATCAACCTCTTTAACCGAAAGTTCTAAGACCTTGGCGATCCATCTCCTATCGGGTTTGAAACCGTTAGTCGAAATCAAACTGCGGATGGCGAAATGATACCAGTCTTTAATGATTGTAAATTGATCAGCGGCGAGCGTTAGGTAATGTTGTTGCAACTGCGTCTCTTCATCGATCTCTTTGGTCGCTCGCTGATAAGCAGAGATGTCTTGGTCACTTAAACCCATTTTTTTACCGATTTGTTCAATCGTTTTTTTGCCAATCGGACGCTTCCCTTTCAGGATCTTAGAGAAAGTTGAAGCATCCATTCCTAAAGAGGCAGCAAAAGCTCTTAGGGAATAGCTGGGATTTTTTTTGGTCCGTTTTAAGAGTTCGTCGCGTAAAAAAGTTCGGAAAGACGTCATGCTACCTCTTGGGGTGATAGGCAATCATAGTAATTCCTAGGCTTCAGCGTCAATGACCCTTGACCAATTCAAATTAAGACCAGACTGTTTTGTCCATTTTTGGTTTAAAACGGACTCAGGCTTAAGCGATGGACTTCAGCCCTTAAGCCCATTTGATTGATTATACCAAGCTTTCAAAATGCGAAATTTTCTTTTCCACAATATTAATACTGTCTTGCCAAAATTGCGTCTGGCGAATATCCGCACCCAAATGTTTTTGCACAAGGTCTTCCGCGCTCATACGTCCGCTGTCGCGTAAAAGATCCACATAGGCTTGGTGGAATTTATCCCCCAATTTTTCTTTCATCGCATAAATTCCCAGGCTGAAAAGATAGCCGAAAGTGTAAGGATAGTTATAAAAACTGATGTCCGAAAAGTTAAAATGCATTTTCGTCATCCAGTATTGCTCCTCTGTTTTTGAAAGCTCATCGCCGTACCATTTGCGCCACGCCTTGTCGGTCAAAGCACTAAGTTCTGCCGCCGAAAGAACGCCGTCTTGGCGAGCTTCATAAAAGCTTTTTTCAAATTCAAAGCGCGCTGGAATATTGACCAATAAGGATACGGCGTCACTGGCTTCTTCCCAAGCGATGGTGAACTTCTCATCGCCTTGAGCTTTCGCCACGAGGCGCTCAGAAAGCAAGGTTTCAGCAAAAGTCGAAGCGGTTTCGGCCACGGTCATCGGGTAATTAGATTCAAAGATAGAAAGATCACGCATCACCCAGCTGTGATAAGCATGGCCGATTTCATGGGCCAATGTCGAAATATCTTTTAAAGAGCCCATATAAGACTGAAAAACGCGCGGAGTTTTAGATTTCAAAAATCCCGTGCAATGGGCCCCCGGACCCTTGTTAGGTAAGATACGCGCTTCCAGCCAATTATTCTTAGACATGGTGTCGACGAATTCAGCCATTTTCGGGTCAATGCTGGCGAAAGAATCGCGCACCATTGCTAAGCCCTCGGCGAAGGGATAGCTGCTGCCTTCACTCGCGCGAGGTGAAGGAGCTAAGATGTCCCAGGGATCCATTTTGGGCTTTTTTAAAGCCTTGGCCATCGCACGCATAGCGCGACGGGGAACTTCAATATTTTTTTCCACGGCTGACATCATGGCTTCAAGCGTGGCCGCTTCAATGCGGGAATCATTTAAAGGCTGCACCATGAAGTCCATTTTTTCCGTGTGCGAGCGTTTTTTATAAATCTCTAAGCGATAGCCGACCAGATTGTTGATTAAGACCGAACAAGGGACTTCCATCGTTTTCCAAGACGCTTGCAAGCCTTCCCAGGCTTCTTTGCGAGCTTGTTCATCCGCACCACGTAAAATTCCGGCAGCTTGAGCCACGCCGATTTCACCTTGGGAAGTCTTCACGCGCAGGGACCCGGCAATTTGGTCATAAAGTTCACCCCAACCCCCGTGAGAAAACGGATGCAGATCAGAAATGGTTTTTTCTTCTTCAGGGGAAAGCAAAAATGGCTTAAGACGACGCAAATAAAACCAAGTAAAGCGCGAGCTTTGAGTGTGCGGAGCTTCCAAAAAATCATTTAAGATCGTCTCATCACATTGTTTAAGAAAAACTTCATATGGAACCAACGCGCTAGACAGATTCGCCCAAAGAAGCTGGGCTTGAGAATTGAATTTAAGGGCGGCTTCATTTTTGGAGTCAAGTGAGGTTTCACAACGCGCATAGGTCGACAGATTTGCCAATAAGATTACAACCTGTTCTTGGAGGTGCGCGATATCTTGCAAACCCTGAATGAGGATTTTTCTTTCGCCAGTTTCAAAACTTGTTTTCTTAAAAAGCAGTTTCAAATCGGAATTCGTATTTTCGATTTTTGCAAGGAGGGCATGTACCTCCGCCAAGTCTTTATTGAAAGACGGGGAGTTTAAAGCCTCATACTCGGAGGAGTTATCCCATGCTGGAAGTTTTGCATTTTTATTATCTAATTCTTTTTGAGTGGTTTGAGATGTCTGCATAAGGTCTCCTGCAAGAAGTAAGTCTAATGGATATCCCAGATCCTTCTGAAACGCAACTTGCGCCCAGGTAATGAATATGTCGATTAAGATCAGATGTTTAAAAAAGCAATTGGTCTTTGTTTTTAGTGATTATCTTTTTTATATTTATCTATTATTTCAATGATCTTATGTTTGTTAGTTTGGTTTTATGAAAGGGAGGTGGTTATGAAATGCCCTCATTGTAAAGATAAAGACCTGGTTATGAGCGAAAGAAAAGGCGTCGAAATAGATTATTGCCCCGAGTGCCGCGGTATTTGGTTGGATAAAGGAGAGCTTGATAAAATCCTTGATCGTTCTCGGGAAGAAGAAGGCCGCGATCAGCCTCAAGGTTATAGTAATGGCCCTAGTGGCCACCATCCCACCTATGGGCATAAGCCTTATAAAAAGCGAAAATCGTTTTTCGAAGAGTTATTTGATTAATCAAGAGAGGGCCGGTAACGGCCCTCTCTATTTAGTGTAAGACCCAGTCGCGGGCTTCTTCGATTTGTGTGGGCTGGAAGACCTTGATTTCTGGCTTGAATAAGGGATCTACGGCTTCGGCGATGCTGCGCACCCATTTTTGATCGGCGACCACGGCACATTTTTCCAGGCGATTAAAAAGTCCCCAGTTTTTGAGCCCGAACTGAATATCTTTCATGAGTGCCATCACTTCTACACCGTCTAAGTTTTCAATCACTTCGACCATGCGTATGCCGTTCCATTTTTCGAGGCGCGGCTGGATTTTTTCCACGAAGGCTTCAAATTCCTCGCGGGTTAATTTGCCGGAAACCTTGAACTCAATAAATTTTTGGGTGTGGTCTTCTCTGTAAGAAAGCATGCGGTCTCCTTTTGGCGGAAAGTTTTCTGCCAATCACTATCTCACCACAAGCTGTTGGAAATTTGGGCTTGGGAGGCTATTTCATGTTGAAAAGCACCAGTTGCAAACTTATAGATAGTCACTTAACATAGGCATACATATTTAAATACCCGGACGAGACGCGCCGTACCCGGTTAAGACAAGACGACGCCATTAACAATAATGGAGGTTTGTCATGTTTACAGCTTGGAGCTATTTAATTCTTGCAGGTTTATTGGAAGTTTGTTGGGCCATCGGTTTAAAATACACTGAAGGTTTCACTCGTATCATACCCAGCATTTTCACTCTTACGACCTTAGCGGCCAGTATGTTTTTGTTAGCAAAGGCCGCGACCACTTTGCCGATTGGAACCGCGTACGCGATCTGGGTTGGTATCGGTGCGGTGGGTGCGGGCATCTTAGGAATTGTTTTATTTAAAGAACCTGTGACCCTTTCGCGTGTGGGCTTCATGGTTCTTTTAATTATCTCCATCATCGGTCTAAAGTTTACGGCTTAGCCTTACAACGAAGCGTATGTGCGGTGATTACTAGTGGTGTGCAGATATATTCTGGAGCCCCTTGCGATCAAAACGAAATAGCGGTTAAATTTTCGTTAAAGGTGGTCGCTGAAAGCCATGCAGTGGAATTCGCACTTCATTAATCTTTTGGAAGCTGAATTTAATAAGATCCGGTTAAGAAATCCTCGAATTTCTAGACGTGGTTTCGCAAGATTATTAGGTGTTTCACCAAGCACTATGTTTAGAGTTCTTTCCGGTGAGCTGCAAGTGTCTTCCGAACGTGCGCTTCACATGCTAGAAAACCTTGATGTCGAACCTGCCGCCTTAAATGAACTTATATATTTGATGAATCATCGGTATAAGATGGATCGTGCATCAGAGAAGATGCTTGACGAAACTTGCCGCCTTACTGTGACGGGAAGTCGTGAGGATTTAGAAGTTATAAAAAACGAAGTGTATGGCCTCTGCATGTCCCTAAAGAATAAGAATTCTTTTTCAGAGCTTAAGGCAAAATATTCTCTTCATGTTCTTATAGAGTTAAAAAACGACGGGCTCATGCGGTCCTAAGTGGTTACCATTAGTGGACAGAATTTGTGAGAATGAGTTGGGTAACCTCTTTGGAATGCCGACAAGATGGGCATGAAAAAGTCTTATTCGGTACTCTTGCTGTGCGTTTTTTTGGGAATTCAGACGGGAGTTTTAGGAAAGGTTTGGGCGAAATCCCTCTCTGGCACGGAACTCTTTGCGAAATGCTACATGCAGTTCACGGGACTGCCGTTGCCTTTACAGCATCCTTGGAAATTACAGATCATGGCGGGGACGTTAAGGGGAGAGCAAGCATGCGTCGATTTACTTGATAAGGCCGAACTAAACTCTCAAGGCATGGTCAGTTCCGACAGCGAAAGTAAGGCGGTTCTTAATCGCATCTATGAATTTCATCGCTCTTGGTTTGAAGTCGGTGTCTTTAATCAAATGCAAAATTTCGCCGGAGGCGATGTGGGCCATTACGGAGTGGCTGGAACTTCGGATGTCCTGGATTCCACAGAGCCAGCTTTAGCAATTACTTATAATTTGTTCTCTTCATCATTACCACATTACTCACAAGTATTGCGTACAAGTTCAGGCTTTGTAGCACAAAGAGAAGTCGATCCGACCATCAACCCTAGTTTTACCGGAAACAATCAACCCTATCAGCTTTTGTTCCGTTCTGCGACCAACTGGAATGCGACCACCTTTTCGGGCAGTTTTCCGTTGGCCTTTCCGCGAATTCAGAAAGGCGAGTTAACGGGCATCAAACCGCAAACGCAAAATATCATGGTTCCGGATTACTGGATTGATCCGCCCCTCAGTCAGGCGTCCGATACTAATTTGCGCGCGCGCCGGGCCAGTCTTAATACTCCGGGAACGCCTTCAGAGGGGTCGATTTCAAGTTTCAACTTTTTTGACAGCATGGGCGGTGGACTTCTCGGGTTTCAATCCACGATGCTTTTAAATTGGGGTCATGAAGATGCTCTTTTGGCCAATGGTTCCCTGAAGCTTCCTCGACGATGGATTAAAAACATGCTTAATACCATGTTATGCAAGGAGCTTCCGGTCCTTCGCGAGGCTGACGTTGTCGCGTTTGTCGACTCCAGTGGCGGTCCCGACGTAGCTCCTTTTAGAGAGGGGACCAGTTGTTTGCAATGTCACGGCACCTTGGATCAGCTGGCGATGGTAGGACGAAATTTCACTGTGGCTAGGACCGAGCCAGGCAATGGTCAGCGTGTCAGTGGGGGCGGTCGCAAATCAGCTGCGGAGCCTAATGGAATTACATCTCGCAACAGCTATGTCATGGGACGTTACTCGGTCATTAGCGATCCGGGGTACTCTTGGTCGTCAACGCCGGTAGCGAATTTTCATCGGAGTCAACCTCGAGGAAAAGTATATTTAAGAACATTTTCCGGTGCCCTGGTAAATCAGCCCGTCAATGGTTTGGCCGAAGCCGGAGCGGCTCTTTCGAATATCGATGATTTTTATCAGTGCGCGGCCAAACGCTATTTCGAATATCTCACAGGGAATGAAGTTTTACTTTATGATCGCGGGGACTCTCGATTTGCGAATGTGACAAAATCACTTTCCACCGAGGCGATTCGAAATAGACTCTTCATTGAAAAACTAAGCCGCGAGCTTAAAGCCACGGGGTCTTTAAGGTCATTGATTAAGAGTATTCTTCAATCTGAATATTACACGGAGTCAAAATGAGCTCATCCCAAAGTCGTCGTGCTTTTTTAAAAAACTCCGGTATCGTCATGGCGGGAGTGTCGTTATCACCTCATCAGGCCCTGGCGAATGCTTTAATTAAAAATCTATTTCGCTCCGCCCAGGCGGAGGCCGCCGATTTGGTGTCGCCTCGCTACTACGTAAATATTTATTTCGACAACGGTCCGGCTCGCTTCACCTTTGATCACTGGTTAAGAACTAATGCGAACGATCCGCAATTAAATTTCAATCCGTCGACGGGCACGGCCTTCACCTATGACGGCTCCAGAAACGTGACGGGCACCGAATACAGAACCTTTGATTACAACGGTGTTTTAGTGCCCCACATATTTCAAACTTTTTCGCCTTCAGAACGACAGTCCTTTTTAGATTCATTTTTGGTAATTCGGGGATACGGCAGTGGTATGGATGGACACGATCTCAACGCCGCATTACAGATGCATCCCCTTTCCAGCGCACCTTCTTTGTCTGCGCTATTAGCCGATCATTCCGATAGATATTTTCAGGCCGTGCAGTATCGCAACCGGGGGGCGAATTCTAGATTTTATTCCCAAAAATCTTTAGTGATGAATAAACTGACGAGCCCCACTCAGCCTTTGAGTGAATTGTTGCAGGCGATTAAGCCTTCAACAGATAACGCCCGCGCTATTCGTAATGCCAATCAATCTCTTTTCAGTGATGTTCGTGCTCTGTTGAATTCACTTCCAGATGATCGCAAGTCGGTTCAGATTGCTAGAAAAAATGTGAACACCACCTACCAGCTACTGCAAAGCAATTTGGGGGATTTTTCAAGTCAGTGGTCGTCGTTAGTGGCGGACTACACGGCCGTGATTCAGGCAGCGATGAGATCGACGTCCGTTCCCGGGATTAATGGAACCTTAGATGGATCACAGATTCTTACCTCTGTTTCAGATGGGCAGCGAACCAAGTTTGGCGTCGGTACTTCACCTGGGACGGATGTTATCATCGGCAGCGGAAAAAACTTCTTGGATGTTTCTCGCAATATGAGCTCATCATCGTTGGCGGAAAGCTTTGCGTTGGCGGAATATTCGATTAGGAATGGCTTGGTGGGGGCTTTGGAACTTATTGCCGGTCCAGCGACTCAGTTGCTTCAAGACCCGGCCACTTCCAATGTGGCGGATGCTTCTAATTGGTTTACCATGGATGGGGACATGCATATGACCCAGTCATATGGCATGATGTATCTGACCTCCCAGTATTATCGCGGCGTGATTTCAGCATTGCTATTGTTGCGCACACGGTTGATGGCAGCAGGAAAATGGAATCAAACTGTCATTCAAATGTATTCCGAGTTTGATCGCACCGTCGGCGCACCGGGTGCAGGTTCAGGGCATGGTTTTGACCAAATGGTTTCTTCGATTTTTTCTGGTGTTTTTAGTGGCGGACCTTATGTGGTCGGCAACACCACGACGAAAGCT contains:
- a CDS encoding TIGR02147 family protein → MTSFRTFLRDELLKRTKKNPSYSLRAFAASLGMDASTFSKILKGKRPIGKKTIEQIGKKMGLSDQDISAYQRATKEIDEETQLQQHYLTLAADQFTIIKDWYHFAIRSLISTNGFKPDRRWIAKVLELSVKEVDEAVERLLRVGLITVDKNGQWKSTGSLSNLGKGETHNHFYKQHLRKALRAMDEVPENRTNYSAMTFTMNSKKMEEACARIVRFRRNLANFLAEGEECDEVYSLTVALFPLSHIYKTSPPKGRK
- a CDS encoding helix-turn-helix domain-containing protein, producing MQWNSHFINLLEAEFNKIRLRNPRISRRGFARLLGVSPSTMFRVLSGELQVSSERALHMLENLDVEPAALNELIYLMNHRYKMDRASEKMLDETCRLTVTGSREDLEVIKNEVYGLCMSLKNKNSFSELKAKYSLHVLIELKNDGLMRS
- a CDS encoding M3 family oligoendopeptidase, encoding MQTSQTTQKELDNKNAKLPAWDNSSEYEALNSPSFNKDLAEVHALLAKIENTNSDLKLLFKKTSFETGERKILIQGLQDIAHLQEQVVILLANLSTYARCETSLDSKNEAALKFNSQAQLLWANLSSALVPYEVFLKQCDETILNDFLEAPHTQSSRFTWFYLRRLKPFLLSPEEEKTISDLHPFSHGGWGELYDQIAGSLRVKTSQGEIGVAQAAGILRGADEQARKEAWEGLQASWKTMEVPCSVLINNLVGYRLEIYKKRSHTEKMDFMVQPLNDSRIEAATLEAMMSAVEKNIEVPRRAMRAMAKALKKPKMDPWDILAPSPRASEGSSYPFAEGLAMVRDSFASIDPKMAEFVDTMSKNNWLEARILPNKGPGAHCTGFLKSKTPRVFQSYMGSLKDISTLAHEIGHAYHSWVMRDLSIFESNYPMTVAETASTFAETLLSERLVAKAQGDEKFTIAWEEASDAVSLLVNIPARFEFEKSFYEARQDGVLSAAELSALTDKAWRKWYGDELSKTEEQYWMTKMHFNFSDISFYNYPYTFGYLFSLGIYAMKEKLGDKFHQAYVDLLRDSGRMSAEDLVQKHLGADIRQTQFWQDSINIVEKKISHFESLV
- a CDS encoding zf-TFIIB domain-containing protein — protein: MKCPHCKDKDLVMSERKGVEIDYCPECRGIWLDKGELDKILDRSREEEGRDQPQGYSNGPSGHHPTYGHKPYKKRKSFFEELFD
- a CDS encoding STAS/SEC14 domain-containing protein, with amino-acid sequence MLSYREDHTQKFIEFKVSGKLTREEFEAFVEKIQPRLEKWNGIRMVEVIENLDGVEVMALMKDIQFGLKNWGLFNRLEKCAVVADQKWVRSIAEAVDPLFKPEIKVFQPTQIEEARDWVLH
- a CDS encoding DMT family transporter; amino-acid sequence: MFTAWSYLILAGLLEVCWAIGLKYTEGFTRIIPSIFTLTTLAASMFLLAKAATTLPIGTAYAIWVGIGAVGAGILGIVLFKEPVTLSRVGFMVLLIISIIGLKFTA